A part of Pararoseomonas sp. SCSIO 73927 genomic DNA contains:
- a CDS encoding CvpA family protein, with the protein MTWVDAVFLAVVAISGVIGYMRGLIREVLGVGAWIGAILFAFYMLEGTRHAFTGVFPEKWTAAAPWLVDVVALAAVFIVTLIVLKILIALIAGLVRNSIIGGVDKALGIVFGIGRGVVVILVAYIATGAFVPDTSIWPEPVRQSRFLPAIADGAAWLNEQLPAQYRPRLPDPPSGRAPTAEELLRPPARNRI; encoded by the coding sequence ATGACCTGGGTCGACGCCGTCTTCCTCGCCGTGGTCGCCATATCCGGCGTCATCGGCTACATGCGCGGCCTGATCCGCGAAGTGCTGGGCGTGGGCGCCTGGATCGGCGCCATCCTCTTCGCCTTCTACATGCTGGAAGGCACCCGCCACGCCTTCACCGGCGTCTTCCCGGAGAAGTGGACGGCCGCCGCCCCCTGGCTGGTGGACGTCGTGGCGCTAGCCGCCGTCTTCATCGTCACCCTCATCGTCCTGAAGATCCTGATCGCCCTCATCGCCGGGCTGGTGCGGAACTCCATCATCGGCGGGGTGGACAAGGCGCTGGGCATCGTCTTCGGCATCGGGCGGGGTGTAGTCGTGATCCTCGTTGCCTATATCGCAACGGGAGCCTTCGTCCCCGATACCTCCATCTGGCCCGAGCCGGTCCGCCAATCCCGTTTCCTGCCCGCCATCGCGGACGGCGCGGCCTGGTTGAACGAGCAACTGCCCGCCCAGTACCGCCCCCGCCTGCCCGATCCGCCCAGCGGCCGGGCACCCACCGCCGAGGAACTGTTGCGCCCCCCTGCGCGCAACCGGATCTGA
- a CDS encoding spore photoproduct lyase family protein produces MAALPLDIARIYVEPAAEALPRGREILARFPEAERIPVESHWRIPELREGDPGDYLAAKRQALVLGVKKGLTFRPNGRSADFIAPSSSNGCAMACAYCYVARRKGHANPITVFANIEAILAATARHAAKQGPKAEPNQVDPKDWVYDLGENGDLSVDAGISDNVRDLVALFRTLPNAKGSFATKWVNPDLLGYDPGGRTRIRMSLMPPVLGKLLDVRTSLMAERIAAIPELHRAGYEMHLNFSPVVLREGWEAEWGALFEELDDILPAAVKDGLAAEIIMLTHNSDLHEINLAWHPKAEELLWRPDIQEEKVSESGGVNLRYRTGWKGRWLQRFKDLLAARMPYCRVRYAF; encoded by the coding sequence ATGGCCGCGCTCCCCCTCGACATCGCCCGGATCTACGTCGAGCCAGCCGCGGAGGCCCTTCCGCGCGGCCGGGAGATCCTCGCCCGCTTCCCGGAGGCCGAGCGCATCCCGGTTGAATCCCACTGGCGCATCCCGGAGCTGCGGGAGGGCGATCCCGGCGATTACCTGGCCGCGAAGAGGCAGGCGCTGGTGCTGGGCGTGAAGAAGGGCCTGACCTTCCGCCCCAATGGCCGCAGCGCGGACTTCATCGCGCCTTCCTCCTCCAACGGCTGCGCCATGGCCTGCGCCTACTGCTACGTCGCGCGCCGCAAGGGCCACGCGAACCCGATCACCGTCTTCGCCAACATCGAGGCGATCCTGGCCGCCACCGCGCGCCACGCCGCGAAGCAGGGCCCGAAGGCGGAACCGAACCAGGTGGACCCGAAAGACTGGGTCTACGACCTCGGCGAGAACGGCGACCTCTCCGTGGACGCCGGCATCTCCGACAACGTGCGCGACCTCGTCGCCCTGTTCCGCACCCTTCCCAACGCGAAGGGCAGCTTCGCCACCAAGTGGGTGAATCCCGACCTGCTGGGCTACGATCCGGGGGGCCGCACGCGCATCCGCATGTCCCTCATGCCGCCCGTCCTGGGGAAGCTGCTGGACGTCCGCACCTCCCTCATGGCCGAGCGCATCGCCGCCATCCCCGAACTCCACCGCGCCGGCTACGAGATGCACCTGAACTTCTCCCCCGTGGTCCTGCGCGAGGGGTGGGAGGCGGAATGGGGCGCGCTGTTCGAGGAGCTGGACGACATCCTGCCCGCCGCCGTGAAGGACGGGCTGGCGGCCGAGATCATCATGCTCACCCACAACAGCGACCTGCACGAGATCAACCTCGCCTGGCACCCGAAGGCGGAGGAGCTTCTCTGGCGCCCGGACATCCAGGAGGAAAAGGTTTCCGAAAGCGGCGGCGTGAACCTGCGCTACCGCACGGGCTGGAAGGGCCGCTGGCTGCAGCGCTTCAAGGACCTGCTCGCCGCCCGCATGCCCTATTGCCGGGTGCGATATGCCTTCTGA
- the radA gene encoding DNA repair protein RadA, with product MAKPTHRFVCQSCGTVHPKWQGKCEGCGEWNTLAEEVVEARAPGPAKTAALGGRKVEFVALKGQAAPPPRTRTGIAELDRVLGGGFVPGSVVLVGGDPGIGKSTILLQAAARVAESGRRTLYVSGEEAIEQVRLRALRLGVAGAPLGLAAATSLRDILASLEEERDAGLVIMDSIQTVWLDSLDSAPGTVSQVRACAAELGRLAKSKGFALVLVGHVTKEGTLAGPRVLEHMVDATLYFEGDRGHQFRIMRATKNRFGATDEIGVFEMTETGLAEVTNPSALFLAERRGNVSGSAVFAGLEGTRPVLVEVQALLSPSAGGSPRRQVVGWDSGRLAMLLAVLESRCRMTLGMNDVYLNVAGGLRIQEPAADLAVAAALLSAATDRPCPPDTVFFGEVGLSGEIRQVSQTELRLREAAKLGFSAATLPRRVARGGRALSAPDGLRMTEIGHLADLVAPFAAGTTRRPAARKAKEEEPAEAE from the coding sequence TTGGCCAAACCCACCCACCGCTTCGTCTGCCAGTCCTGCGGCACCGTCCACCCGAAGTGGCAGGGAAAGTGCGAGGGCTGCGGGGAGTGGAACACCCTGGCCGAGGAGGTGGTGGAGGCCCGCGCCCCCGGCCCGGCCAAGACCGCCGCGCTCGGTGGCCGCAAGGTGGAGTTCGTGGCCCTGAAGGGCCAGGCCGCCCCCCCGCCCCGCACCCGCACGGGCATCGCGGAGCTGGACCGGGTGCTCGGCGGCGGCTTCGTGCCGGGCTCGGTCGTGCTGGTCGGCGGCGATCCCGGCATCGGCAAGTCCACCATCCTGCTCCAGGCCGCCGCCCGCGTGGCCGAATCCGGCAGGCGCACCCTCTACGTCTCGGGCGAGGAGGCGATCGAGCAGGTGCGCCTCCGCGCCCTGCGGCTGGGCGTCGCCGGCGCCCCGCTCGGCCTCGCCGCCGCCACCTCGCTGCGCGACATCCTCGCCAGCCTGGAGGAGGAGCGCGACGCCGGGCTGGTGATCATGGACTCCATCCAGACCGTCTGGCTGGACAGCCTGGACTCCGCCCCCGGCACCGTCTCCCAGGTCAGGGCCTGCGCCGCCGAGCTGGGGCGGCTCGCGAAGTCCAAGGGCTTCGCCCTCGTCCTCGTCGGCCACGTCACGAAGGAGGGGACGCTGGCCGGCCCCCGCGTGCTGGAGCACATGGTGGACGCCACCCTCTACTTCGAAGGCGATCGCGGCCACCAGTTCCGCATCATGCGCGCCACGAAGAACCGCTTCGGCGCCACGGACGAGATCGGCGTCTTCGAGATGACGGAGACCGGGCTGGCCGAGGTAACCAACCCCTCCGCCCTCTTCCTCGCGGAGCGCCGGGGCAACGTCTCCGGCTCCGCCGTCTTCGCCGGGCTGGAGGGCACGCGGCCCGTGCTGGTGGAGGTGCAGGCCCTCCTCTCCCCCTCCGCCGGCGGCAGCCCGCGGCGGCAGGTGGTGGGGTGGGACTCCGGCCGCCTGGCGATGCTGCTGGCGGTGCTGGAGAGCCGCTGCCGCATGACGCTGGGGATGAACGACGTGTACCTGAACGTCGCCGGCGGGCTGCGAATCCAGGAGCCCGCGGCCGACCTGGCCGTGGCCGCCGCCCTGCTGAGCGCCGCGACCGACCGCCCCTGCCCGCCCGACACGGTGTTCTTCGGCGAGGTCGGCCTCTCCGGTGAAATCCGCCAGGTGTCCCAGACGGAGCTGCGGCTGCGGGAGGCGGCGAAGCTCGGCTTCTCCGCCGCTACCCTGCCCCGCCGCGTGGCGCGCGGCGGCCGGGCGCTCTCGGCGCCGGACGGGCTGCGGATGACGGAGATCGGCCACCTCGCCGACCTCGTGGCCCCCTTCGCCGCCGGCACCACCCGCAGGCCGGCCGCGAGGAAGGCGAAGGAGGAGGAGCCGGCCGAGGCGGAGTGA
- a CDS encoding histidine phosphatase family protein produces MPDTTRIFLIRHALVEPAARLTAYGSMDVALCQETLARERPAHTWLAERLPPEARWYCTPLARTRATAMAVFAAGYPEAALTELPHFVEQFLGEWQGMTHEAFTAVLRDPPHPFWNHGADERPPGGESLSDVVGRVGPTLEAVAAENPGGDAVIVAHGGSIRAALAHACGLSPYQALQFSVKNLSLTRLEKENGHWRVGGVNEEPPMPQPPG; encoded by the coding sequence ATGCCGGACACGACCAGGATCTTCCTCATCCGCCACGCCCTGGTGGAGCCCGCCGCGCGCCTCACGGCCTACGGCTCCATGGACGTGGCGCTGTGCCAGGAGACCCTGGCGCGGGAACGGCCCGCCCATACCTGGCTGGCCGAACGCCTGCCGCCGGAGGCGCGCTGGTACTGCACCCCGCTGGCCCGCACCCGCGCCACCGCGATGGCCGTTTTCGCCGCCGGCTACCCGGAGGCGGCGCTGACGGAGCTGCCGCACTTCGTGGAGCAGTTCCTCGGCGAGTGGCAGGGGATGACGCATGAGGCGTTCACCGCTGTGCTGCGCGACCCGCCGCACCCCTTCTGGAACCACGGCGCCGATGAGCGGCCGCCGGGCGGGGAGAGCCTGTCCGACGTGGTGGGGCGCGTGGGCCCCACGCTGGAGGCGGTGGCGGCGGAGAACCCGGGCGGGGACGCGGTGATCGTCGCCCATGGCGGCTCCATCCGCGCGGCGCTGGCCCATGCCTGCGGCCTCTCGCCCTACCAGGCGCTGCAGTTCAGCGTGAAGAACCTCTCCCTCACCCGGCTGGAGAAGGAGAACGGCCACTGGCGCGTGGGCGGGGTGAACGAGGAGCCGCCGATGCCCCAGCCGCCGGGCTGA
- a CDS encoding spore photoproduct lyase family protein, which yields MPSDVLEAPARAHPLWKPRRLLITPSAFGWPQGEAMAERAAALGAEVVRLKADRLSGLPDTYRDAKTTMAVVVASPSRRKPQPIPPSADWRFDLAEGCPAHCSYCYLAGSLAGPPIIRAYANLPEILAALPPLLGQGAVTSRNAARAAEGTTYEGSCYTDPLGIEHITVSLAETIRFFGDWEAEAQLRFTTKYDGIGPLLDLPHHRRTRIRFSVNARAAERFEGGAPRVRNRLHAMRQAALAGYRIGLTVAPILNLPDWREAYNALLADCATALQGAADPDLTVELITHRFTEGSREVLQGWYPGSGLEMDPEQRSRKLTKFGSAKYVFPKALMADLRRELEAGVARHLPSARVLYFT from the coding sequence ATGCCTTCCGACGTCCTGGAGGCGCCTGCCCGCGCCCATCCCCTCTGGAAGCCCAGGCGCCTCCTCATCACGCCCTCCGCCTTCGGCTGGCCGCAGGGCGAGGCCATGGCGGAGCGCGCCGCCGCGCTGGGCGCCGAGGTGGTGCGGCTGAAGGCCGACCGCCTGAGCGGCCTGCCCGACACCTATCGCGACGCCAAGACCACCATGGCCGTCGTCGTCGCCTCCCCTAGCCGCCGCAAGCCGCAGCCCATCCCGCCCAGCGCCGACTGGCGCTTCGACCTCGCTGAGGGTTGCCCGGCCCATTGCAGCTACTGCTACCTCGCCGGCTCCCTCGCCGGCCCGCCCATCATCCGCGCCTATGCCAACCTGCCGGAGATCCTGGCCGCCCTGCCGCCCCTGCTCGGCCAGGGCGCGGTCACCTCCCGCAACGCCGCCCGCGCGGCGGAGGGCACGACCTACGAGGGCTCCTGCTACACCGATCCCCTGGGCATCGAGCACATCACCGTCAGCCTCGCCGAGACGATCCGGTTCTTCGGGGATTGGGAAGCGGAGGCCCAGCTCCGCTTCACCACGAAGTACGACGGCATCGGCCCCTTGCTGGACCTGCCGCACCACCGCCGCACCCGCATCCGCTTCTCCGTCAATGCGCGCGCGGCGGAGCGCTTCGAGGGCGGGGCGCCGCGCGTGCGGAACCGCCTGCACGCCATGCGGCAGGCCGCGCTGGCCGGCTATCGCATCGGCCTCACCGTCGCGCCCATCCTGAACCTGCCGGACTGGCGAGAGGCCTACAACGCGCTGCTGGCCGACTGCGCCACCGCCCTGCAGGGCGCGGCAGATCCGGACCTGACGGTGGAGCTCATCACCCACCGCTTCACCGAGGGCTCGCGCGAGGTGCTGCAGGGCTGGTACCCCGGCAGCGGGCTGGAGATGGACCCGGAGCAGCGCAGCCGGAAGCTGACGAAGTTTGGCTCGGCCAAGTACGTCTTTCCCAAGGCCCTGATGGCCGACCTGCGCCGGGAGCTCGAGGCGGGGGTCGCCCGCCATTTGCCGAGCGCACGCGTCCTCTACTTCACCTGA
- a CDS encoding ABC transporter permease, with the protein MTTPAIRASARRIWGVAYRHLALFRRSWPRVVELMYWPVLQMVVWGFVTAYIAGVQQNTAGIAAGALLGGVLLWEVALRSQMGFAISFLEEIWSRNLGHIFVSPLRPWELVAALVGLSAIRMLAGVLPAVLLAWILYGFGLFSLGPVVVLFFAALMIMGWAVALGVTSMILRHGAGAETLAWSVLFGIAPFSAVFYPVSVLPGWLQPVAYAIPAAHVFEGMRAALLDGRVAWGHLGLAFALNLVWLGLGAWLFMAQFRRARERGALLNMGE; encoded by the coding sequence GTGACCACCCCCGCGATCCGCGCCTCGGCGCGGCGCATCTGGGGCGTGGCGTACCGCCACCTCGCCCTGTTCCGCCGCTCCTGGCCGCGCGTGGTGGAGCTGATGTACTGGCCGGTGCTGCAGATGGTCGTCTGGGGCTTCGTCACGGCCTACATCGCGGGGGTGCAGCAGAACACCGCGGGCATCGCCGCCGGTGCGCTGCTCGGCGGCGTGCTGCTGTGGGAGGTGGCGCTGCGGAGCCAGATGGGCTTCGCCATCTCTTTCCTGGAGGAGATCTGGTCCCGCAACCTCGGCCACATCTTCGTCTCGCCGCTCCGCCCCTGGGAGCTGGTGGCGGCGCTGGTGGGGCTGAGCGCGATCCGTATGCTGGCGGGCGTGCTGCCGGCGGTGCTGCTGGCGTGGATCCTGTACGGCTTCGGCCTGTTCTCGCTCGGCCCCGTGGTGGTGCTGTTCTTCGCCGCGCTGATGATCATGGGCTGGGCGGTGGCGCTGGGCGTCACCAGCATGATCCTGCGTCACGGCGCGGGGGCGGAGACGCTCGCCTGGTCCGTGCTCTTCGGGATCGCGCCCTTCTCGGCGGTGTTCTACCCCGTCTCCGTCCTGCCGGGCTGGCTGCAGCCCGTGGCCTACGCCATTCCCGCCGCCCATGTGTTCGAGGGGATGCGCGCCGCCCTGCTGGATGGGCGGGTAGCCTGGGGGCACCTCGGCCTCGCTTTCGCGCTCAACCTGGTGTGGCTCGGCCTCGGCGCCTGGCTCTTCATGGCCCAGTTCCGGCGGGCGCGGGAACGGGGCGCGCTGCTCAACATGGGAGAGTAG
- the purF gene encoding amidophosphoribosyltransferase, translated as MTETTTNPFESDDDAFHEECGVFGVWNAPDAAALTALGLHALQHRGQEASGIVTHGEKGFRTHKGLGLVGDIFGDARVIASLPGRAAVGHNRYATAGETALRNVQPLYADFAFGGLAVAHNGNLTNALALRRQLVRRGCLFQSSTDSEVFVHLIAISLYATVQDRLIDALKQVDGAYSLVALHDGAMMGVRDPNGVRPLVLGRLGADQNNAWVLASETCALDIVGAEFVRDVEPGEIVVIDDTGVRSVKPFASTANRFCIFEYIYFARPDSVVEGTPVYETRKRIGAELARESGVEADVIVPVPDSGVPAAMGYAQEAGIPFELGIIRNHYVGRTFIEPTDNIRHLGVKLKHSANRAAIEGKRIILVDDSIVRGTTSKKIVEMMRQAGAAEVHMRISSPPTTHSCFYGIDTPEREALMAANHGVEEMARIIGVDSLAFISLDGLYRALGRPGRDAKNPGYCDACFTGDYAIPLTDLVGHKEREPALLALNGV; from the coding sequence ATGACCGAGACTACGACGAACCCGTTCGAGTCCGACGACGACGCCTTCCACGAGGAATGCGGTGTCTTCGGCGTCTGGAACGCCCCGGACGCCGCGGCGCTTACCGCGCTCGGCCTCCACGCGCTCCAGCACCGGGGTCAGGAGGCGTCAGGCATCGTCACCCATGGCGAGAAGGGGTTCCGCACCCACAAGGGCCTCGGGCTGGTGGGCGACATCTTCGGGGATGCCCGCGTCATCGCCTCCCTCCCCGGCCGCGCCGCCGTGGGGCACAACCGCTACGCCACGGCCGGCGAGACGGCGCTGCGCAACGTCCAGCCCCTCTACGCGGACTTCGCCTTCGGCGGGCTGGCCGTGGCGCATAACGGCAACCTGACCAACGCGCTGGCGCTGCGGCGCCAGCTCGTCCGCCGCGGCTGCCTCTTCCAGTCCTCCACGGATTCGGAGGTCTTCGTCCACCTCATCGCCATCTCCCTCTACGCGACCGTGCAGGACCGGCTGATCGACGCGCTGAAGCAGGTGGACGGTGCCTACTCCCTCGTGGCGCTGCACGACGGCGCCATGATGGGCGTGCGCGACCCCAACGGCGTTCGCCCGCTGGTGCTGGGCCGCCTGGGCGCGGACCAGAACAACGCCTGGGTGCTGGCGAGCGAGACCTGCGCGCTGGACATCGTGGGCGCCGAGTTCGTGCGGGACGTGGAGCCCGGCGAGATCGTGGTGATTGACGACACCGGCGTGCGCAGCGTGAAGCCCTTCGCCAGCACGGCGAACCGCTTCTGCATCTTCGAGTACATCTACTTCGCCCGCCCGGACTCCGTGGTGGAGGGCACGCCCGTCTACGAGACCCGCAAGCGCATCGGCGCGGAGCTGGCGCGGGAGAGCGGGGTGGAGGCGGACGTGATCGTCCCCGTGCCCGATTCCGGCGTGCCGGCCGCCATGGGCTACGCACAGGAGGCGGGCATCCCCTTCGAGCTGGGGATCATCCGCAACCACTATGTCGGCCGCACCTTCATCGAGCCGACGGACAACATCCGCCACCTCGGGGTGAAGCTGAAGCACTCCGCCAACCGCGCCGCAATTGAGGGCAAGCGGATCATCCTGGTGGATGATTCCATCGTGCGCGGCACCACGAGCAAGAAGATCGTGGAGATGATGCGCCAGGCCGGCGCGGCGGAGGTGCACATGCGCATCTCCTCCCCGCCCACCACGCATTCCTGCTTCTACGGCATCGACACGCCGGAGCGGGAGGCGCTGATGGCCGCCAACCACGGGGTGGAGGAGATGGCGCGCATCATCGGGGTGGACAGCCTCGCCTTCATCTCGCTGGACGGCCTGTACCGGGCGCTGGGCCGCCCGGGGCGGGACGCGAAGAACCCCGGCTACTGCGACGCCTGCTTCACCGGCGACTACGCGATCCCCCTCACCGACCTCGTCGGCCACAAGGAGCGCGAGCCGGCCCTGCTGGCGCTGAACGGCGTATGA
- a CDS encoding EAL domain-containing protein has protein sequence MLHALGCLQYDHNPALLVLAAAVCFMACFVCTNLVRRAGSVKPAHRKLWNIGAGVVYGSGVWATHFIAMLALQPGIPISYAPGLTALSALVAVVGAALAFQIGQIPGIGQSRNRSAEMRALVAGAVLGLTVGAMHYMGLSAILLPGHIEFSPVYVVISVLIGGGLAAAGLSCRLDDRPRRLLASGLLAASIIGLHFTGMAGTTLVPHGGLWAAHAGVDERVLAITVAAVVGTVAVVSHISVALEEKLWGQGTRDAARLRRLVNNTSDGLFIHRGGKILDVNEPLARLLGRPPEALVGQDIAGILPAEAAARLRDAASPVDDPGPALEVELTTGNGRRMAVEILSRVIEEPDAADRKDLPPAHAVAVRDPTERKRAEERIRYLAHHDGLTGLPNRTLLADRANQALETAMREGHGIALLCLDLDRFKTVNDLLGHDGGDKLLLQVAERLRELVRGGDTIARLGADEFAIVQANLDAPEDAAALAGRIIQALSAPFSIEGQVFQVSTSVGTAIFPADGRTVPRLLRNADTALYRAKREGPGTHCFFEAALEQRLMERRALERDLRTAMERGELHLAYQPQFDTRTREMVGAEALLRWNHPQRGAVSPGVFVPVAEESGLILPLGRWVLETACAEAVRWPVPCRVAVNISPAQFRQPDLIPAIGRTLERTGLPPTRLKMEVTEGLLIDDTERALATLHALKEMGIALALDDFGTGYSSLSYLRRFPFDEIKIDQSFVRGLGRDVESAAIVEAVLALSRSLGMSVVAEGVETEQQLEMLRSRGCPRVQGYLLGRPVPSAALFRAPGAGLVRGSASQPAGPA, from the coding sequence ATGCTGCACGCCCTGGGTTGCCTTCAGTACGACCACAACCCGGCGCTGCTCGTCCTGGCAGCCGCGGTGTGCTTCATGGCGTGCTTCGTCTGCACCAACCTCGTCCGGCGGGCCGGGTCGGTGAAGCCGGCGCATCGCAAGCTCTGGAACATCGGCGCGGGCGTCGTCTACGGCTCCGGCGTCTGGGCCACGCACTTCATCGCCATGCTCGCCCTCCAGCCCGGCATCCCCATCAGCTACGCGCCGGGCCTCACCGCCCTCTCCGCCCTCGTCGCGGTCGTCGGCGCGGCCCTTGCCTTCCAGATCGGGCAGATCCCCGGCATCGGGCAGTCCAGGAACCGTTCAGCGGAGATGCGCGCCCTGGTGGCCGGCGCGGTGCTCGGGCTCACCGTGGGCGCCATGCACTACATGGGCCTCAGCGCCATCCTCCTGCCGGGCCACATCGAGTTCTCCCCGGTATACGTCGTGATCTCCGTCCTGATCGGGGGCGGGCTGGCCGCCGCGGGGCTCTCCTGCCGGTTGGACGACCGGCCGCGGCGCCTGCTCGCCAGCGGCCTGCTGGCGGCCTCTATCATCGGCCTGCACTTCACCGGCATGGCCGGCACGACGCTCGTGCCGCATGGCGGCCTCTGGGCGGCCCATGCCGGCGTGGACGAGCGGGTCCTCGCCATCACCGTGGCCGCCGTGGTGGGCACGGTCGCGGTCGTCAGCCACATCAGCGTGGCGCTGGAGGAGAAGCTGTGGGGCCAGGGCACGCGCGATGCGGCCCGGCTGCGCCGGCTGGTGAACAACACCTCAGACGGCCTTTTCATCCATCGCGGCGGCAAGATCCTGGACGTGAACGAGCCCCTGGCGCGGCTCCTCGGGCGCCCGCCGGAAGCGCTGGTCGGCCAGGACATCGCGGGCATCCTCCCGGCGGAGGCCGCGGCGCGTCTGCGCGACGCCGCCTCTCCGGTGGATGACCCCGGCCCGGCGCTGGAGGTGGAGCTGACCACCGGGAACGGCCGCCGCATGGCCGTCGAGATCCTCTCCCGCGTCATCGAGGAGCCGGATGCGGCGGACCGGAAGGATCTGCCGCCCGCCCATGCCGTGGCCGTGCGCGACCCGACCGAGCGCAAGCGGGCGGAGGAGCGGATCCGCTACCTGGCGCACCATGACGGGTTGACCGGCCTGCCCAACCGCACCCTGCTGGCCGACCGGGCGAACCAGGCGCTGGAAACCGCCATGCGGGAAGGCCACGGCATCGCCCTGCTCTGCCTCGACCTCGACCGCTTCAAGACGGTGAACGACCTTCTGGGCCATGACGGCGGCGACAAGCTCCTGCTGCAGGTGGCGGAGCGGCTGCGCGAGCTGGTCCGCGGCGGGGACACCATCGCCCGGCTGGGCGCCGACGAGTTCGCCATCGTGCAGGCCAACCTCGACGCACCGGAGGACGCCGCCGCCCTCGCGGGCCGGATCATCCAGGCCCTCTCCGCGCCGTTCAGCATCGAGGGCCAGGTCTTCCAGGTCAGCACCAGCGTCGGCACCGCGATCTTCCCCGCCGATGGCCGGACCGTCCCCCGGCTGCTCCGCAACGCTGACACCGCCCTCTACCGGGCGAAGCGCGAGGGCCCGGGCACCCACTGCTTCTTCGAGGCCGCCCTGGAGCAGCGCCTGATGGAGCGACGCGCCCTGGAGCGCGACCTGCGGACGGCGATGGAGCGCGGCGAGCTGCACCTGGCCTACCAGCCCCAGTTCGACACCCGCACGCGGGAGATGGTGGGGGCGGAGGCCCTTCTGCGCTGGAATCACCCGCAGCGCGGCGCCGTCTCCCCGGGCGTGTTCGTGCCGGTGGCCGAGGAATCCGGCCTCATCCTCCCGCTCGGCCGCTGGGTGCTGGAGACGGCCTGCGCCGAGGCGGTGAGGTGGCCGGTTCCCTGCCGGGTGGCCGTGAACATCTCCCCCGCCCAGTTCCGGCAGCCCGACCTGATACCCGCCATTGGCCGGACGCTGGAACGCACCGGCCTGCCGCCGACCCGGCTGAAGATGGAGGTGACCGAGGGGCTTCTGATCGACGACACCGAGCGCGCCCTGGCGACCCTCCATGCCCTGAAGGAGATGGGCATCGCTCTCGCGCTCGACGATTTCGGCACGGGATACTCCTCCCTCAGCTATCTCCGGCGCTTTCCCTTCGACGAGATCAAGATCGACCAGTCCTTCGTGCGCGGCCTGGGCCGGGACGTGGAGTCGGCGGCGATCGTGGAGGCGGTGCTCGCCCTCAGCCGCAGCCTCGGCATGAGCGTCGTGGCGGAAGGGGTGGAAACCGAGCAGCAGCTGGAGATGCTGCGCAGCCGCGGCTGCCCGCGGGTGCAGGGCTATCTCCTCGGCCGCCCTGTCCCGTCCGCTGCGCTCTTCCGCGCGCCGGGGGCGGGGCTGGTGCGGGGTTCGGCGAGCCAACCCGCCGGGCCGGCCTGA
- a CDS encoding SDR family NAD(P)-dependent oxidoreductase: MSGPPQGPLQGRVALVTGASRGIGAATAIELARLGAHLVLTARGQGGLEETDDAIRALGGSATLLPFDLAKDAEKLDPLGPSIVERFGRLDILVHAAGVLGTLTPVAHITPKDWADVVAVNMTAAWRLIRTLDPPLRASDAGRAVILTTDRARHPRPYWGAYGATKAGLEHLVRTWEQEVATTPLRVVLHDPGPVRTRLRTTAMPGEDPAGLAQPADVAPAIAALCLPGQAIRAA, encoded by the coding sequence ATGAGCGGGCCTCCCCAGGGGCCGCTGCAGGGGCGGGTCGCCCTCGTCACCGGCGCCTCCCGCGGGATCGGCGCCGCGACGGCGATCGAGCTGGCCCGGCTGGGTGCCCACCTCGTGCTCACCGCGCGCGGCCAGGGCGGGCTGGAGGAGACGGACGACGCCATCCGCGCCCTCGGGGGCAGCGCCACCCTCCTGCCCTTCGACCTCGCGAAGGACGCGGAGAAGCTGGACCCGCTCGGCCCCTCGATCGTGGAGCGCTTCGGGCGGCTGGACATCCTCGTCCACGCGGCCGGGGTGCTGGGCACCCTGACCCCCGTGGCGCACATCACCCCGAAGGACTGGGCCGACGTGGTGGCGGTGAACATGACCGCCGCCTGGCGCTTGATCCGCACGCTGGACCCGCCGCTCCGCGCCTCCGACGCCGGGCGGGCCGTGATCCTCACCACGGACCGCGCGCGGCATCCCCGGCCCTACTGGGGCGCCTACGGCGCCACGAAGGCGGGGCTGGAGCACCTGGTGCGGACCTGGGAGCAGGAGGTGGCCACCACCCCGCTGCGAGTGGTCCTGCACGACCCCGGCCCGGTGAGGACCCGCCTGCGCACCACCGCCATGCCGGGCGAGGATCCCGCCGGCCTCGCCCAGCCCGCCGACGTGGCCCCTGCCATCGCCGCGCTCTGCCTTCCCGGCCAGGCCATCCGGGCGGCCTGA